One window of the Triticum dicoccoides isolate Atlit2015 ecotype Zavitan chromosome 3B, WEW_v2.0, whole genome shotgun sequence genome contains the following:
- the LOC119280805 gene encoding uncharacterized protein LOC119280805 isoform X2, translating to MADDAAAHVRDGFNKWWETFNNGGAVEDEPMVDSDSDFEQGAEEEEDAGERDRKVEPDALAPAGREGSSGAARDCDVAEEEISEDGHFQLESVLQGMKREAAAGRNTPRATAAETRDEEGQDAEEYVSEDNYAGGEFQAKKRKATVTTGKPQTVGSGILNQNAHVTEENCEDNHFQHEDGLQGRNREAAAKLNTPWASGDEIQNEEDQEGYFSEDKIGGGQQGRKRKTTVAPSKQQMTGIKIQKKNAFGECLRAENQMLRLQLVRKTKELEAEQIRRLELELHFMKKENEFLRKQLEELKAENEYYKKTAKPTKTQRLCRFCKEYVDHDFRNCPERRASACSEEDDGSI from the exons AtggccgacgacgccgccgcccACGTCCGCGACGGGTTCAACAAGTGGTGGGAGACCTTCAACAATGGCGGCGCCGTGGAAGATGAGCCGATGGTGGACTCCGACTCCGATTTCGAGCAgggcgcggaggaggaggaggatgcgggCGAGCGCGACCGGAAGGTGGAGCCGGACGCCCTCGCCCCCGCCGGGAGGGAGGGCAGCAGCGGCGCCGCCCGCGATTGCGACG TTGCAGAGGAGGAGATTTCCGAGGatggccattttcagcttgaaagtgTGCTGCAGGGAATGAAGAGAGAAGCTGCCGCCGGACGAAATACACCGCGGGCTACTGCAGCTGAGACCCGTGATGAAGAAGGTCAAG ATGCAGAGGAGTATGTTTCTGAGGATAACTACGCTGGAGGTGAGTTCCAAGCAAAGAAGAGGAAAGCAACCGTAACAACAGGCAAACCGCAGACGGTTGGATCTGGGATCCTGAACCAAAATGCTCATG TTACGGAGGAGAATTGTGAGGATAACCATTTTCAGCATGAAGATGGGCTGCAAGGAAGGAACAGAGAAGCAGCCGCCAAACTAAATACACCATGGGCTTCTGGAGATGAGATCCAGAACGAAGAAGATCAAG AGGGATATTTTTCTGAGGACAAGATTGGAGGCGGGCAGCAAGGAAGGAAGAGGAAAACAACAGTGGCACCCAGCAAACAACAAATGACCGGAATTAAGATCCAGAAGAAAAATGCTTTTG GTGAGTGCCTGAGAGCTGAGAATCAGATGCTGAGGCTGCAGCTTGTTCGCAAGACGAAAGAGCTTGAGGCTGAGCAGATTAGGAGACTTGAGCTAGAATTGCATTTTATGAAAAAGGAGAACGAGTTTCTGAGGAAGCAGCTtgaagagttgaaagctgagaatgagtacTATAAGAAGACC GCAAAGCCAACAAAAACCCAAAGGCTGTGCAGGTTCTGTAAGGAGTATGTCGACCACGACTTCCGTAACTGCCCCGAGAGACGCGCTTCCGCTTGTTCTGAAGAAGACGACGGCTCCATCTAA
- the LOC119280805 gene encoding uncharacterized protein LOC119280805 isoform X1: MADDAAAHVRDGFNKWWETFNNGGAVEDEPMVDSDSDFEQGAEEEEDAGERDRKVEPDALAPAGREGSSGAARDCDVAEEEISEDGHFQLESVLQGMKREAAAGRNTPRATAAETRDEEGQAECLDAEEYVSEDNYAGGEFQAKKRKATVTTGKPQTVGSGILNQNAHVTEENCEDNHFQHEDGLQGRNREAAAKLNTPWASGDEIQNEEDQEGYFSEDKIGGGQQGRKRKTTVAPSKQQMTGIKIQKKNAFGECLRAENQMLRLQLVRKTKELEAEQIRRLELELHFMKKENEFLRKQLEELKAENEYYKKTAKPTKTQRLCRFCKEYVDHDFRNCPERRASACSEEDDGSI, encoded by the exons AtggccgacgacgccgccgcccACGTCCGCGACGGGTTCAACAAGTGGTGGGAGACCTTCAACAATGGCGGCGCCGTGGAAGATGAGCCGATGGTGGACTCCGACTCCGATTTCGAGCAgggcgcggaggaggaggaggatgcgggCGAGCGCGACCGGAAGGTGGAGCCGGACGCCCTCGCCCCCGCCGGGAGGGAGGGCAGCAGCGGCGCCGCCCGCGATTGCGACG TTGCAGAGGAGGAGATTTCCGAGGatggccattttcagcttgaaagtgTGCTGCAGGGAATGAAGAGAGAAGCTGCCGCCGGACGAAATACACCGCGGGCTACTGCAGCTGAGACCCGTGATGAAGAAGGTCAAG CGGAATGTTTAGATGCAGAGGAGTATGTTTCTGAGGATAACTACGCTGGAGGTGAGTTCCAAGCAAAGAAGAGGAAAGCAACCGTAACAACAGGCAAACCGCAGACGGTTGGATCTGGGATCCTGAACCAAAATGCTCATG TTACGGAGGAGAATTGTGAGGATAACCATTTTCAGCATGAAGATGGGCTGCAAGGAAGGAACAGAGAAGCAGCCGCCAAACTAAATACACCATGGGCTTCTGGAGATGAGATCCAGAACGAAGAAGATCAAG AGGGATATTTTTCTGAGGACAAGATTGGAGGCGGGCAGCAAGGAAGGAAGAGGAAAACAACAGTGGCACCCAGCAAACAACAAATGACCGGAATTAAGATCCAGAAGAAAAATGCTTTTG GTGAGTGCCTGAGAGCTGAGAATCAGATGCTGAGGCTGCAGCTTGTTCGCAAGACGAAAGAGCTTGAGGCTGAGCAGATTAGGAGACTTGAGCTAGAATTGCATTTTATGAAAAAGGAGAACGAGTTTCTGAGGAAGCAGCTtgaagagttgaaagctgagaatgagtacTATAAGAAGACC GCAAAGCCAACAAAAACCCAAAGGCTGTGCAGGTTCTGTAAGGAGTATGTCGACCACGACTTCCGTAACTGCCCCGAGAGACGCGCTTCCGCTTGTTCTGAAGAAGACGACGGCTCCATCTAA
- the LOC119280804 gene encoding uncharacterized protein LOC119280804 has translation MAATAADVPDDFKKWWETFNNGVAVDQGQDDEEDGTDSDSSFERGQQQEEEENAGVVAGEETVSDAHAPAGREGGSGAARDCDVAEEGISQNSHFPCEAELQGRNREAAAKLNAPQASEDEAEHVSEDSYVQIGGGLQGMKRKATDKRNESQATGNEIQNEEGQDKYVSADNYVQIGGWEQGRKRKAAATPNRVQSTGIEIQNKTSQGEYLRAENQRLRQQLVCKTKELEAEQIQRLELELHFKTEENKSLKKQNEELRAENEYYRKTVSSAPNSTRTRVPLD, from the exons atggccgccaccgccgccgacgtaCCTGACGATTTCAAAAAGTGGTGGGAGACATTCAACAATGGCGTCGCCGTCGACCAAGggcaagacgacgaggaggacgggaCGGACTCCGATTCCAGTTTCGAGCGGgggcagcagcaggaggaggaggagaatgcGGGCGTGGTGGCGGGCGAGGAGACGGTGTCGGACGCCCACGCGCCCGCCGGGAGGGAGGGCGGCAGCGGCGCCGCCCGCGATTGCGACG TGGCAGAGGAGGGGATTTCTCAGAATAGCCATTTTCCGTGTGAAGCTGAGCTGCAGGGAAGGAACAGAGAAGCAGCCGCCAAACTAAATGCACCACAGGCTTCTGAAGATGAAG CCGAGCATGTTTCTGAAGACAGCTATGTTCAGATTGGAGGCGGGCTGCAGGGAATGAAGAGAAAGGCAACCGACAAACGAAACGAATCTCAGGCTACTGGAAATGAGATCCAGAACGAAGAAGGTCAAG ACAAGTACGTTTCTGCGGACAACTACGTTCAGATTGGAGGCTGGGAGCAAGGAAGGAAGAGGAAAGCAGCCGCGACACCCAACAGAGTGCAATCGACTGGAATTGAGATCCAGAACAAAACAAGTCAAG GTGAGTATCTGAGAGCTGAGAATCAGAGGCTGAGGCAGCAGCTCGTTTGCAAGACGAAAGAGCTCGAGGCTGAACAGATTCAGAGGCTCGAACTAGAGTTGCATTTCAAGACAGAGGAGAACAAGTCTTTGAAGAAACAGAATGAAGAGTTGAGAGCTGAGAATGAGTACTACAGGAAGACCGTAAGCTCTGCACCGAATTCTACGCGTACCCGGGTGCCACTAGATTAA